In the genome of Sinobacterium caligoides, one region contains:
- the queD gene encoding 6-carboxytetrahydropterin synthase QueD, with protein MEIYKDFIFEAAHLLPNVPAGHKCGRLHGHSFHVRLYISGEIGEKSGWIMDFGDIKGIFKPIYDRLDHYYLNDIPGLENPTSEVLAKWIWQQLKPELPQLSCIEIKETCTSGCIYRGE; from the coding sequence ATGGAAATCTACAAAGACTTTATCTTCGAAGCAGCCCACCTGCTGCCAAACGTCCCTGCGGGACACAAGTGTGGACGCCTGCACGGCCACTCCTTTCACGTGCGCCTTTATATTAGCGGCGAGATCGGCGAAAAGAGCGGCTGGATCATGGATTTTGGCGATATCAAAGGCATCTTCAAGCCTATCTACGACCGCCTTGATCACTACTACCTCAACGACATCCCAGGCTTGGAGAACCCCACCAGCGAGGTGTTAGCAAAGTGGATCTGGCAACAGCTGAAGCCCGAGCTACCTCAGCTCTCGTGCATAGAAATTAAAGAGACCTGCACCAGCGGCTGCATCTACCGCGGTGAGTAA
- a CDS encoding nuclear transport factor 2 family protein — MLNCSRRLLLSAGLIAASSLSFAAADDSANEPLQFKKNKLATDRVIAEYYPLVNNNEWDAFFSLFHQDAHFEAPFNSLLDGIENIAPFYYNVAETFPDHTDTPVEVISLGNQAAVRLAFSGTTAWGVPVTFEAVDWFKINKGKIAAEGIFFDIAKMPNEILCPAIASPPAPGTVNTPLLLSNKTGKTGWSIDQQKIVSANDVKALAKNLKTIDAYYKRVNNDQLESFYTLFADDVVFHGPGGFSSHSKTAMQPFFSQALSGFPHHRDTPQQVMVSGQTIAVLLQFTGTDTSGNAIAFNAVDWFQLDNGVITSLRIFFDLAHFPQSLAAGRCQAESA, encoded by the coding sequence ATGCTCAACTGTTCACGCCGTCTACTCTTATCGGCCGGCCTTATCGCCGCCAGTAGCCTGTCATTTGCTGCCGCCGACGACAGCGCCAACGAACCACTACAATTCAAAAAAAATAAACTGGCAACTGATCGCGTCATCGCGGAATACTACCCCTTGGTTAACAACAATGAATGGGATGCATTCTTTTCCTTGTTCCACCAAGATGCACACTTTGAAGCACCGTTTAACAGCCTGCTCGATGGCATAGAAAATATCGCCCCGTTTTACTACAACGTCGCCGAAACCTTTCCCGATCACACCGACACTCCCGTTGAGGTTATTTCCCTCGGCAATCAAGCCGCCGTGCGTTTAGCGTTTTCTGGCACCACTGCCTGGGGTGTACCAGTGACGTTTGAGGCCGTCGATTGGTTTAAGATTAACAAGGGAAAAATCGCCGCCGAGGGTATCTTCTTCGACATCGCCAAGATGCCCAATGAAATTCTCTGCCCCGCCATTGCCTCGCCCCCTGCCCCTGGCACGGTCAATACACCGCTGCTGCTCAGCAACAAAACGGGTAAGACTGGCTGGAGCATTGATCAACAAAAAATTGTTAGCGCCAACGATGTCAAAGCACTGGCTAAAAACCTCAAAACCATTGACGCCTATTATAAACGGGTCAACAACGATCAGCTGGAGTCGTTTTATACCCTGTTCGCCGACGACGTCGTCTTTCACGGTCCCGGCGGCTTTAGCAGCCACAGCAAAACAGCCATGCAACCTTTTTTCTCGCAAGCACTCTCCGGCTTTCCTCACCATCGTGACACGCCACAACAAGTAATGGTTTCAGGGCAGACGATCGCAGTATTGCTGCAATTTACCGGTACCGACACCTCCGGTAACGCTATCGCCTTCAACGCCGTTGACTGGTTCCAGCTGGACAATGGTGTCATCACCTCGCTGCGTATCTTCTTCGACCTCGCACACTTCCCACAATCGCTGGCTGCCGGTCGCTGCCAGGCAGAGTCTGCGTAG
- a CDS encoding DUF7151 family protein yields MKMIKTLPAALLLTFSFVGTGCGGGGGGGGGDASPVPKTAASVSTGVFVDSAVANLGYRTATQSGMTNTEGEFQFIQGEKVTFSVGGIDLPEAEAKVLLTPLDLAGTDDINHPVVINIARLLQSLDVDGDASNGISISDSAHTIAEEMTLDFSAEDFVAGAATLVANSGSSNTEMISTSSALLHLQATLAAMTGIEKATAYNSVSYSSLDAGEQCVAGGIEIHTGFDVNLNGKLDEVEVSKTQVVCHGETAKALTASSVISAGEMCEAGGQQIDIGIDDNVDGALQVGEVDQYLSLCNGVAGKPGLTSLLVISPEQALCVAGGQSLQSGLDINENGTLDPEEITSTQHICRGVDGQDGQDGADGQDGADGQDGADGQDGVDGQDGADGQDGADGQDGVDGQDGADGQDGADGQNGVDGQDGADGQNGVDGQDGIDGQDGADGQDGADGQDGADGQDGADGQDGADGQDGADGYIGELLIQQESREDGPCLHTTNYTYVGFDTNENGRLESEELSSTAYICADNSKPVAELAYLSNDQFFSHHHTAVGTDEAGRHQLNVAPDTMSVWAILYSDYNDDSTELTLIDAPDWLRIESAPSAPYSCALYDEGRMRCYDYSAILSANTDAIELGRHEFVIAVSDGEKATLKAVVLDVVEPIHVTITEPGAVVEGVDEVSEMIVSLSAPSATEIGISLSYNDYWSFPLGYRICEIDGSNCQDYQEESVFFFAPGETQKKIQFIVEDDQRFLSDFAVEFELMTLGGPASDLVLLAEEARVRQVTYVDNEVKPVIGFVESSSSFQGYGNFWLEVQWSGTPSIEQTVELHFGGTAELGVDYNAWESSLVVGNDLSGFHTSISIELLGELDEDKTIEISLVPVNANAIDVDPLKAMHTVAIQGINPDRYGVKNLFIPRQNPDQGSIGVKDIQVSANDTLYVFGTVTEGALEGAEYLGGNADVFLAQFSLEGESLGIKQLGSDRSDEAVAMALDGLGQPVILRTQKGMGDDALLMEKYNVQGALLWQRSFSSALESPSIVVGGNDDIFVAQGNFREDVDNDQIDGKFYLAKFNSAGELLWQQDDIDVVDPEHYNLVFQSVVVDSQGNSFIAFSDDRDVFGIRVLKFNALNGAVEWSLELPTNNWFYLNKILIDDDDNVVVYGSTPGNFAGNTAILGEDFIHAMLSSDGQVLSSKQFGSFSDDHFGQVIRSGAEYYGFASVGGEYQGDASGNYLFRYDSAGNELGKHLVIDDDRDNFYLDPSYFDGYLLSDSAGSIYLAKPSYHWFDHAVIKIRKFSEELMPQ; encoded by the coding sequence ATGAAAATGATAAAAACGCTGCCTGCAGCATTGTTATTAACTTTTTCCTTTGTGGGCACCGGGTGCGGCGGTGGCGGTGGCGGAGGAGGCGGCGATGCCTCGCCGGTGCCGAAAACGGCTGCCAGTGTTAGCACAGGGGTATTTGTCGATAGCGCGGTTGCAAACCTCGGTTATCGTACTGCGACACAGAGCGGTATGACTAACACGGAAGGTGAATTCCAGTTTATTCAGGGTGAGAAAGTCACCTTCTCAGTAGGGGGAATAGACCTGCCTGAAGCTGAGGCAAAGGTCTTATTGACGCCGCTTGATTTAGCTGGAACCGATGACATTAATCATCCTGTGGTGATTAATATCGCTCGTTTGCTACAGAGTCTCGATGTTGATGGTGATGCCAGCAACGGCATTAGCATTAGCGATAGCGCGCATACCATCGCTGAAGAGATGACGTTAGATTTCAGCGCTGAGGACTTTGTTGCGGGTGCCGCAACACTGGTTGCCAACAGTGGTTCTTCAAACACAGAAATGATTTCTACCAGTTCAGCATTGTTGCACTTGCAGGCGACACTCGCAGCGATGACGGGTATTGAAAAGGCAACGGCTTATAACAGTGTTTCCTATAGCAGTTTAGACGCTGGCGAACAGTGTGTGGCAGGTGGTATCGAAATTCACACCGGCTTTGATGTGAACTTAAACGGAAAGCTGGATGAGGTGGAAGTCAGTAAGACACAGGTCGTCTGTCACGGTGAGACAGCTAAAGCCTTGACGGCAAGTAGCGTGATAAGCGCAGGTGAAATGTGTGAGGCCGGGGGCCAACAGATTGATATAGGCATTGATGACAATGTAGACGGAGCGTTGCAAGTTGGCGAGGTTGATCAGTATTTATCGCTTTGTAACGGCGTGGCAGGTAAGCCGGGTCTTACTTCATTGCTGGTTATTTCGCCAGAACAAGCGCTTTGTGTGGCTGGTGGCCAAAGCCTACAGAGCGGCCTTGATATTAACGAGAATGGTACTCTGGACCCAGAAGAAATCACCAGCACTCAGCATATTTGTCGTGGCGTAGACGGTCAAGACGGTCAAGACGGTGCTGACGGTCAAGACGGTGCTGATGGTCAAGACGGTGCTGATGGTCAAGACGGTGTTGACGGCCAAGACGGTGCTGATGGTCAAGACGGTGCTGATGGTCAAGACGGTGTTGACGGCCAAGACGGTGCTGATGGTCAAGACGGTGCTGATGGTCAAAATGGCGTTGACGGTCAAGACGGAGCTGACGGTCAAAATGGCGTAGATGGCCAAGACGGTATTGATGGTCAAGACGGTGCTGACGGCCAAGACGGTGCTGACGGCCAAGACGGTGCTGATGGTCAAGACGGTGCTGACGGCCAAGACGGTGCTGACGGTCAAGACGGTGCTGATGGATACATTGGTGAATTACTGATACAGCAAGAATCACGTGAAGATGGGCCTTGCCTGCATACGACAAACTATACCTATGTTGGTTTTGATACGAATGAAAACGGCCGCTTAGAGAGCGAAGAGCTGTCGTCTACTGCTTATATCTGTGCAGATAACTCGAAACCAGTTGCTGAATTAGCCTATTTATCAAATGATCAATTCTTCTCTCATCATCACACGGCTGTAGGGACCGATGAGGCTGGTCGTCATCAATTAAACGTAGCGCCCGATACAATGAGTGTGTGGGCGATTTTGTATAGTGATTATAATGACGATAGCACCGAGCTAACGTTGATTGATGCACCGGACTGGTTGCGTATTGAGTCAGCTCCTTCAGCACCTTATAGTTGTGCGCTGTATGATGAAGGTCGAATGCGGTGTTATGATTATTCAGCGATTTTAAGTGCTAATACGGACGCTATTGAGCTTGGTCGTCATGAGTTTGTTATTGCGGTAAGTGACGGGGAAAAAGCGACACTGAAAGCGGTAGTACTCGATGTGGTTGAGCCTATTCATGTCACCATTACCGAACCAGGAGCGGTGGTCGAGGGTGTTGATGAGGTAAGTGAGATGATTGTGTCGCTCAGTGCGCCGAGCGCTACTGAGATCGGTATCAGCCTTAGTTATAACGATTATTGGTCTTTCCCACTAGGCTACCGTATCTGTGAGATCGATGGCTCTAATTGTCAGGACTATCAAGAGGAGAGTGTCTTTTTCTTCGCGCCTGGTGAAACTCAGAAAAAAATCCAGTTTATTGTCGAAGATGATCAGCGCTTCTTGAGTGATTTTGCCGTTGAGTTTGAGCTGATGACGTTAGGAGGTCCGGCAAGTGATTTGGTGCTGCTAGCAGAAGAAGCTCGTGTCCGTCAGGTCACCTATGTGGACAACGAGGTGAAGCCGGTGATCGGTTTTGTCGAGTCTTCTTCATCATTTCAGGGATATGGCAATTTTTGGCTCGAGGTGCAGTGGTCGGGTACACCGTCTATCGAGCAGACCGTTGAGTTGCATTTTGGCGGTACCGCTGAATTAGGTGTTGATTATAATGCTTGGGAGTCATCGTTGGTTGTTGGTAATGACTTATCAGGCTTCCATACCAGTATTTCTATTGAGCTGTTAGGTGAATTAGATGAGGATAAGACAATCGAGATATCGCTAGTGCCTGTTAATGCTAATGCGATCGATGTTGATCCACTTAAGGCTATGCATACAGTGGCAATACAGGGAATAAATCCTGATCGTTATGGTGTAAAAAACTTGTTTATACCACGGCAGAATCCTGATCAAGGCAGCATTGGCGTTAAGGATATTCAGGTTAGTGCAAATGATACGCTGTATGTGTTTGGTACAGTGACTGAAGGAGCGCTTGAGGGAGCGGAATATCTCGGGGGGAATGCGGATGTATTCTTGGCGCAGTTTAGCTTAGAGGGTGAGTCCTTAGGGATTAAGCAGTTGGGTAGTGATCGCAGTGATGAGGCGGTGGCGATGGCGTTGGACGGTCTTGGCCAGCCTGTCATATTACGTACGCAGAAAGGCATGGGCGATGATGCGCTTCTGATGGAAAAATACAACGTGCAAGGCGCTCTGTTATGGCAGCGATCCTTTTCAAGTGCTTTAGAGTCTCCATCGATAGTCGTGGGGGGAAATGATGATATTTTCGTAGCACAAGGAAACTTTAGGGAAGATGTGGATAACGACCAAATTGATGGTAAATTCTATCTCGCTAAATTTAATAGCGCAGGTGAGTTGTTATGGCAGCAGGATGATATCGATGTGGTAGATCCTGAACATTATAACCTGGTTTTTCAAAGCGTTGTTGTTGACAGCCAAGGTAACTCTTTTATTGCTTTCAGCGATGATAGAGATGTTTTTGGTATTAGAGTATTAAAGTTTAATGCTTTAAATGGAGCGGTAGAGTGGAGTCTTGAGTTACCTACAAATAACTGGTTTTATCTAAATAAAATACTGATAGATGACGATGATAACGTGGTCGTTTATGGTAGCACGCCTGGTAATTTCGCAGGTAATACTGCTATTTTAGGTGAGGACTTTATTCATGCGATGTTGAGCTCTGATGGCCAAGTTCTGTCGAGCAAGCAGTTTGGCAGCTTTAGTGATGATCATTTCGGTCAAGTTATCCGTTCTGGTGCTGAGTATTATGGCTTTGCAAGTGTAGGTGGTGAGTATCAGGGCGATGCCAGTGGGAATTATTTATTCCGTTACGATAGCGCAGGTAATGAGTTAGGTAAGCATTTAGTGATTGACGATGATAGAGATAACTTTTATCTGGATCCTAGTTATTTTGACGGTTACTTATTAAGTGATAGTGCGGGAAGCATTTATTTGGCGAAGCCTAGTTATCATTGGTTTGATCATGCTGTTATAAAAATAAGAAAGTTTAGTGAGGAGCTAATGCCTCAATAG
- a CDS encoding VPLPA-CTERM sorting domain-containing protein produces MKNRIIGCCLLLASFSSTYTNAAVQSIDFTYKLTDSFPANVAVSEISSRLLYEDSDFSVISFNDGFLPDDSYDLILSINVQSLNANAFSCFLSSECSITGQGAGLLGPFGMIDVVLTPSLNVSLASRDDFLQAEYQMTAATASYVNEVPVPAAAWLFASGLLGLAALRRRQ; encoded by the coding sequence ATGAAAAATAGAATAATAGGTTGTTGTTTGTTACTGGCTTCATTTTCTTCTACTTATACAAATGCAGCAGTCCAAAGCATTGACTTTACTTATAAGCTTACTGACTCTTTTCCGGCGAATGTCGCTGTATCAGAAATCTCGAGCAGATTATTATACGAAGATAGTGATTTCTCTGTGATTAGTTTTAATGATGGTTTTTTGCCAGATGATTCCTATGACTTAATATTATCTATAAACGTGCAAAGTCTTAATGCTAACGCTTTTTCTTGTTTCTTATCGTCAGAATGTAGCATAACCGGGCAGGGAGCAGGCCTGCTCGGGCCATTTGGTATGATCGACGTTGTACTAACACCTTCTTTGAATGTTTCTCTGGCTTCACGTGATGATTTTCTGCAAGCGGAATACCAGATGACTGCGGCAACGGCTAGCTATGTGAATGAAGTGCCTGTGCCAGCAGCAGCCTGGCTCTTTGCGAGCGGTCTTCTTGGTCTTGCGGCGCTTAGAAGGCGTCAGTAA
- a CDS encoding RtcB family protein: MPVKIELNKNRSGGAFPVKIYTDQVDYKALEQLKDIARLPIIHSHVAAMPDVHAGVGATVGSVIPTVDAIIPAAIGVDIGCGMNALRLSVKSSQLPDNLKPLRLAIEGAVPVGLRQHKRVSAREGACTPIAAGIHLILDKHPQLLKMLKRPRETWVTQMGTLGSGNHFIELCIDENKDVWVMLHSGSRGIGNAIGRYFIALAKKDMQGHMHNMPNKDLCYFSQGNQHMDDYIEALEWAQHYAKVNRQEMMNLVLRAIKPYLPDFTVTKEAINCHHNYVQREHHLGKDVFLTRKGAISAREGELGIIPGSMGERSFIVKGKGNGESFCSCSHGAGRRMSRSAAKKRFRRADLEEQTKGVECRKDKSVIDEIPGAYKDIDQVMENQSDLIEVVHTLKQVVCVKG, from the coding sequence ATGCCAGTAAAAATAGAGTTAAATAAAAATAGAAGCGGTGGCGCATTCCCCGTAAAAATCTATACTGACCAAGTTGACTACAAAGCGCTTGAGCAACTAAAGGATATTGCTCGATTGCCTATTATTCACTCTCATGTGGCAGCGATGCCAGATGTGCACGCAGGTGTTGGGGCGACGGTTGGCTCTGTGATACCCACCGTGGATGCGATTATTCCAGCGGCTATCGGTGTCGACATTGGCTGTGGGATGAATGCACTGCGTCTGTCGGTTAAATCATCCCAATTACCTGATAACTTGAAGCCCCTTCGCTTAGCGATTGAAGGGGCTGTGCCAGTTGGATTAAGACAGCATAAGCGAGTGAGTGCCAGAGAAGGTGCCTGCACGCCGATAGCAGCCGGTATTCATCTCATCTTGGATAAGCACCCTCAGCTATTAAAAATGTTAAAACGGCCTCGGGAGACCTGGGTAACACAAATGGGTACCTTGGGCAGCGGCAATCATTTCATTGAGTTATGCATCGATGAAAATAAGGATGTGTGGGTTATGTTGCACTCAGGCAGTCGCGGTATTGGCAACGCTATCGGGCGTTACTTCATTGCCTTAGCCAAAAAAGATATGCAAGGGCATATGCACAACATGCCGAATAAAGATCTGTGTTATTTTTCGCAGGGAAATCAACATATGGATGATTATATTGAGGCTTTGGAGTGGGCTCAGCACTATGCGAAGGTAAACAGGCAGGAAATGATGAATTTAGTGCTAAGAGCGATTAAGCCTTACCTGCCTGACTTTACCGTGACTAAAGAGGCGATCAATTGCCATCACAATTATGTGCAGCGAGAGCATCACCTCGGTAAAGATGTCTTTCTGACGCGTAAAGGGGCCATTAGTGCGCGCGAAGGTGAGCTGGGTATTATTCCCGGTAGCATGGGTGAGCGTTCTTTTATTGTTAAAGGTAAAGGCAATGGAGAGTCATTTTGTTCTTGCTCTCATGGTGCCGGCCGCAGGATGAGTCGATCAGCCGCAAAAAAGCGTTTTCGACGCGCTGACCTGGAAGAGCAGACCAAAGGTGTTGAATGTCGAAAAGACAAGAGTGTAATTGATGAGATACCTGGCGCCTATAAGGATATTGATCAAGTGATGGAAAACCAAAGTGATTTGATAGAGGTTGTTCATACTTTGAAGCAAGTCGTATGTGTTAAGGGTTAA
- the prfH gene encoding peptide chain release factor H produces MTSCWLQLTAGQGPKECGWVVAQLCRVMSVAAQQQRLSFDVVESMAYDKVLRQQDLIVPDAFRSILVRVEGDGAQSFVRDWQGVIKWQGESHYRRQHKRMNWYVAVLELDVAGNKVIEMEALKREVSIQTMRSTGPGGQHVNKTSSAVRVTHRPTGLQIRVESDRSQHRNKKLALERLQILLMEGISNEQQMKNKQRWLSHYQVQRGKPKRRFHGPNFEECRGA; encoded by the coding sequence ATGACTAGTTGTTGGTTACAGCTAACAGCAGGGCAAGGGCCAAAGGAGTGTGGTTGGGTTGTTGCTCAACTGTGCCGGGTCATGAGTGTGGCGGCGCAACAGCAGCGCTTGTCATTTGATGTCGTTGAGAGCATGGCTTACGACAAGGTGTTACGTCAGCAAGACTTGATCGTACCGGACGCCTTTCGCTCAATATTAGTGCGAGTGGAAGGCGATGGTGCTCAATCGTTTGTGCGTGATTGGCAGGGGGTGATCAAATGGCAAGGAGAGAGCCATTATCGACGACAGCACAAACGAATGAATTGGTATGTGGCAGTGTTGGAGCTCGATGTGGCGGGTAACAAAGTGATTGAGATGGAAGCCCTGAAACGAGAGGTCTCAATTCAAACAATGCGCTCCACGGGCCCAGGTGGGCAACATGTTAATAAGACCAGCAGTGCCGTTCGTGTTACGCATCGGCCGACAGGATTGCAGATCAGGGTTGAGTCAGATAGGTCTCAGCATCGAAACAAGAAACTAGCGTTGGAGAGGTTACAAATATTGTTGATGGAAGGTATCAGCAATGAGCAGCAGATGAAAAACAAACAGCGTTGGCTATCCCATTATCAGGTACAGCGAGGCAAACCAAAGCGTCGCTTTCACGGACCGAATTTTGAAGAGTGTCGAGGTGCGTGA